A part of Halobacillus shinanisalinarum genomic DNA contains:
- a CDS encoding DUF2800 domain-containing protein — protein MSGHATRDHAILSASGSSRWLTCTPSAQLEEQYENTTSVFAEEGTTAHELAEDFLRKELGLIAKGTFTRRLNKMKKENEHYSQSMLDYVENYATIVLEHISELKQYSSDVLTLLEERLDFSRWVPQGFGTGDVVLVADQTLEVIDLKYGKGVPVSAEGNTQMRLYALGALNQFEMLYDIENVRMTIVQPRLDSVSTDEIAASDLLDWADEVVQPKAHEAIEGEGNFVAGEHCRFCKARSQCRARAEKNLELAQHDFQEPPLLSYEEIGEILPKADELQKWAKDVQNYALDQAEKHGAKFPGYKLVEGRSNRKYTDEAAVIKRLKDEGYSEEDIYDMKVNGITKMEKAIGKKPFKEYLSEYVIKPAGKPTLVKESDKRPEINSTDSAVEDFS, from the coding sequence ATGAGTGGTCACGCTACAAGAGATCACGCCATTCTTTCGGCTTCCGGTTCTAGTCGATGGTTGACTTGTACCCCAAGCGCTCAGCTGGAAGAACAGTATGAAAATACAACGAGTGTCTTTGCTGAAGAAGGAACGACAGCGCATGAACTAGCAGAGGATTTTCTTCGGAAAGAGTTAGGGTTAATCGCTAAAGGCACTTTCACACGTAGGCTAAACAAGATGAAAAAAGAAAATGAACATTACTCACAGTCCATGCTCGACTACGTGGAGAATTACGCAACTATCGTCTTGGAACATATCAGTGAACTAAAGCAATATTCCTCTGATGTCCTTACATTGCTAGAAGAACGACTCGACTTTAGTCGGTGGGTTCCGCAAGGGTTCGGAACAGGTGACGTTGTTTTAGTCGCTGATCAGACGTTAGAAGTTATTGATTTGAAGTATGGTAAAGGCGTTCCTGTTAGTGCTGAAGGAAATACGCAAATGCGTTTATATGCATTAGGCGCCTTAAACCAATTTGAAATGTTGTATGACATTGAAAATGTCCGCATGACCATTGTTCAGCCAAGGCTGGACAGTGTGTCTACGGACGAGATAGCAGCTAGTGATTTACTTGATTGGGCCGATGAGGTTGTCCAACCAAAAGCACACGAAGCTATCGAGGGAGAGGGAAACTTTGTCGCTGGTGAACATTGCCGGTTCTGTAAAGCCAGGAGCCAATGCAGGGCTCGGGCAGAAAAGAACTTAGAGCTTGCCCAACATGACTTTCAAGAACCTCCACTACTATCTTATGAAGAGATCGGTGAAATATTACCAAAAGCGGACGAGCTTCAAAAATGGGCAAAGGATGTTCAAAACTATGCCTTAGATCAGGCAGAGAAACACGGGGCGAAATTCCCGGGATACAAGCTCGTTGAAGGACGAAGCAACCGCAAGTACACGGATGAAGCAGCTGTGATTAAGCGTTTGAAAGATGAAGGATACAGTGAGGAAGACATTTATGACATGAAGGTAAACGGCATTACGAAGATGGAGAAGGCCATCGGGAAAAAGCCGTTTAAAGAATATCTATCTGAATACGTCATCAAGCCGGCCGGTAAACCGACGCTCGTTAAGGAATCGGATAAGCGTCCAGAGATCAACTCAACAGATTCAGCCGTAGAAGATTTTAGCTAA
- a CDS encoding DUF2815 family protein translates to MAKLNETKVVTNEARFSYTHVFEPHAIEGNDPKYSVAILIPKKDKETIECVEKAIEAAKQAGKSSKFSGKIPPTLKTPLRDGDEERPDDEAYQGHYFMNATSKTKPGLVKKGSAGLLEITDEAELYSGCYGKASVNFFPFNSNGNKGVACGLNNLLKTNDGEALAGKPNATDDFADELDGDDDDDDFLG, encoded by the coding sequence ATGGCAAAACTAAATGAAACAAAAGTTGTAACAAACGAGGCACGCTTTTCCTACACACACGTATTCGAGCCGCATGCAATTGAGGGCAACGATCCAAAGTATAGCGTGGCCATCCTTATCCCTAAAAAGGATAAAGAAACAATTGAATGTGTAGAAAAGGCAATTGAAGCAGCGAAGCAAGCAGGGAAGTCGTCCAAGTTTAGTGGTAAGATCCCGCCTACTTTGAAAACCCCTTTACGTGATGGGGATGAAGAACGACCGGATGATGAAGCGTATCAAGGTCACTACTTCATGAATGCTACGTCGAAAACAAAGCCAGGTCTCGTGAAGAAAGGATCAGCTGGTTTACTGGAAATTACGGATGAAGCAGAACTTTATTCAGGGTGTTATGGAAAAGCTTCCGTCAATTTCTTCCCGTTCAACTCTAACGGAAATAAAGGGGTCGCTTGTGGACTGAATAACCTTCTTAAGACAAATGATGGTGAAGCCCTAGCAGGTAAGCCGAATGCTACTGATGACTTCGCTGACGAACTGGATGGAGACGACGATGACGACGATTTCTTAGGTTAA
- a CDS encoding MazG-like family protein → MKVPATIEVLDDIRRERIRQEKKWGKQRHDYPFWLTILTEEVGEVAQAMQQGSVAYKQSDSDDLYEELIQVAAVATAIAEQVKEEREQS, encoded by the coding sequence ATGAAAGTCCCGGCAACGATTGAAGTGTTGGACGATATCCGGAGAGAACGGATCAGGCAAGAAAAGAAGTGGGGAAAGCAAAGGCACGATTATCCTTTCTGGCTGACCATATTGACTGAGGAAGTAGGCGAAGTTGCTCAGGCCATGCAGCAAGGAAGCGTAGCTTATAAGCAGTCGGATTCGGATGATCTATATGAAGAGTTGATCCAAGTGGCAGCAGTGGCAACCGCAATCGCTGAACAAGTGAAAGAAGAGCGTGAACAATCATGA
- a CDS encoding DNA polymerase gives MTTLSIDIETYSSTDLKKTGVYRYVEADDFEILLFAYAFGDDPVEVIDLAQGEKLPVVVIKALQDREIMKTAFNANFERVCISKHFDIKQYETQWRCTAVKSMNLGLPGYLDGVAKAMNLDVQKDSAGKALIRYFSMPCKPNKKNEGRTRNLPHHDEEKWQQYKDYCVMDVEVERGIKEKLDKFQLPDMEHRMWELDQKINDFGVEVDPDVVKNAIEINRVYQKKLKAEAIELTGLDNPNSTAQLGEWLKNQGVQAPNLQKATVEKLLEETSGDVKRVLEIRLESSKTSIKKYQAMERAMCEDHRVRGLMQFYGAGRTGRWAGRLVQVQNLPRNYLNDLDLARNLLKQGEFETLELLFGDVPDVLSQLIRTAFVPKKGYRLTVSDFSAIEARVIAWLADETWRLDVFDGHGKIYEASAAQMFNVPVESISKGDPLRQKGKISELALGYQGSVGALKQMGALDMGLEEDELPELVSSWREANPNIKKFWYDVEKSAIQALQNKTTVTMPHGLSFFYQSGVLFIGLPSGRKLAYAKPKLEKDERFNKDKITYMGTEAGGKWARLDTYGGKLVENIVQAVARDCLALSMIRLDDAGYDIIFHVHDEAVIETLENQDALEDIEGIMGQPIEWAKGLPLNADGFVTHYYMKD, from the coding sequence ATGACCACACTCTCCATTGACATTGAAACTTATAGCTCTACCGACCTTAAAAAGACAGGCGTGTATCGCTACGTGGAAGCTGATGATTTTGAAATTCTACTCTTTGCTTATGCATTCGGTGACGATCCCGTGGAGGTCATCGATCTAGCTCAGGGCGAAAAGCTACCCGTTGTTGTGATCAAAGCACTTCAAGATCGAGAGATCATGAAAACAGCTTTTAATGCCAACTTTGAACGGGTTTGTATCTCCAAACATTTTGACATTAAACAATACGAAACACAATGGCGCTGTACAGCCGTGAAATCTATGAATCTAGGCTTACCCGGTTATCTGGATGGGGTGGCCAAGGCCATGAACTTAGACGTTCAAAAAGATTCAGCTGGTAAAGCCCTGATCCGTTACTTCTCCATGCCATGTAAACCAAACAAGAAGAATGAAGGGCGTACACGGAACCTCCCTCACCATGATGAAGAGAAATGGCAGCAGTACAAAGATTATTGCGTGATGGACGTTGAGGTCGAACGTGGCATAAAAGAAAAGTTGGATAAGTTTCAGCTTCCAGACATGGAACACCGCATGTGGGAGTTAGATCAAAAGATCAATGATTTTGGAGTCGAAGTGGACCCGGACGTTGTTAAAAATGCCATTGAAATCAATAGGGTGTATCAAAAGAAGCTCAAGGCAGAAGCAATTGAACTAACAGGCTTAGATAATCCAAACAGTACCGCCCAGCTAGGGGAGTGGCTGAAAAACCAAGGTGTGCAGGCTCCTAACCTTCAAAAGGCAACAGTAGAAAAACTGCTTGAGGAAACTAGCGGAGACGTGAAACGGGTGCTTGAAATACGGCTTGAGTCTTCCAAGACATCCATTAAGAAGTATCAAGCTATGGAACGGGCCATGTGTGAAGATCATCGAGTAAGAGGGTTAATGCAGTTTTACGGTGCCGGTCGTACTGGACGATGGGCAGGGCGCCTTGTCCAGGTGCAGAACCTTCCACGAAACTATTTAAACGATCTGGATCTGGCAAGAAATCTATTGAAGCAGGGTGAGTTTGAAACGCTTGAGCTGTTGTTCGGGGATGTACCGGACGTGCTGTCTCAGTTGATCCGGACAGCGTTTGTTCCTAAGAAGGGTTATCGCTTAACGGTGTCCGACTTCTCTGCCATTGAAGCTCGTGTTATTGCTTGGCTTGCGGATGAAACGTGGCGCTTGGATGTGTTCGATGGTCACGGAAAGATTTATGAAGCCTCAGCAGCTCAAATGTTTAATGTACCCGTTGAATCAATTTCGAAAGGCGATCCATTAAGGCAAAAAGGGAAGATTTCTGAATTGGCTCTCGGCTATCAAGGAAGTGTTGGCGCCTTGAAGCAAATGGGGGCGTTAGACATGGGGCTTGAAGAAGATGAACTGCCTGAACTTGTGAGCTCATGGCGTGAAGCGAACCCAAACATTAAGAAGTTTTGGTATGACGTGGAGAAGTCCGCTATTCAAGCTCTCCAGAACAAAACGACCGTAACGATGCCTCACGGTCTTAGCTTCTTCTATCAATCAGGCGTGTTGTTCATAGGGTTACCGTCTGGGCGAAAACTGGCCTATGCCAAACCCAAGTTAGAAAAAGATGAACGGTTTAACAAAGACAAGATCACCTATATGGGCACAGAAGCCGGTGGCAAGTGGGCAAGACTTGACACCTACGGTGGGAAGCTCGTGGAGAACATTGTTCAGGCCGTAGCCAGAGATTGCTTGGCTCTTTCTATGATACGTCTGGACGATGCCGGTTATGACATTATTTTTCACGTCCATGATGAAGCAGTCATTGAAACGTTAGAAAATCAGGACGCACTTGAGGATATAGAGGGCATTATGGGGCAACCGATTGAATGGGCAAAGGGCTTGCCATTAAATGCTGATGGGTTTGTCACTCATTACTACATGAAAGATTAG
- a CDS encoding DNA-entry nuclease, producing MSEVQYDDYGRMKYHPDFHPNHGKKMTNDEISYMCRFWETDGAKSIAAALGRTEKTLMSKVSMLRKQGRFDYYMERWNRMEAKEACI from the coding sequence ATGAGTGAAGTTCAATACGACGATTACGGTCGGATGAAGTACCATCCCGACTTTCACCCAAACCATGGGAAGAAGATGACTAATGATGAAATCTCCTACATGTGCCGTTTTTGGGAAACTGATGGAGCAAAGAGCATCGCTGCGGCTCTCGGTAGAACTGAAAAGACATTGATGAGTAAAGTGTCAATGCTTCGAAAACAAGGGCGTTTTGATTATTATATGGAGCGCTGGAATCGGATGGAGGCGAAGGAAGCATGTATCTGA